One window from the genome of Roseofilum reptotaenium CS-1145 encodes:
- a CDS encoding diguanylate cyclase domain-containing protein encodes MSTIDYSLAMDHYQNHTDQIDILVVDDTSANLSVLTQLLSKEGYKVRVARNGEFALRSALSSPPSLILLDIMMPEMNGYQVCEYLKSNPKTQDIPIIFLSASDEILDKVTAFGVGGVDYITKPFEGIEVLARIENQLRLRSLQLQLQTQNQHLYAEIEKRKSIEASLAQSRSLLSGILNSSLDGIAALEAIRDHQEKIIDFRCLLLNPMAYQLLGQSQLSSKSLLQALPGLKLDGLFNEFISVVETSHAIQKEIYYAHDDIECWFEILLVKLGDGLTVTFRDITKRKQIELALEKANLELTNQANLDGLTQIANRRYFDQYLAEQWQQLKLEQRPLALILADVDYFKLYNDNYGHQGGDRCLIKVAQTLSHHLPTAESLAARYGGEEFGIILPQTSLEQAAQVGESLRQAIHTLRLDHAHSQVCSWVTLSLGVSAVVPGDIQSPELLIAQADRALYQAKQKGRDRLECA; translated from the coding sequence ATGTCCACTATCGACTATTCACTGGCTATGGATCACTATCAGAACCATACAGATCAAATCGATATCTTGGTGGTTGATGACACTTCAGCGAACTTAAGTGTACTCACCCAACTGTTATCGAAAGAAGGCTATAAAGTCCGAGTTGCTCGTAATGGTGAGTTTGCCTTACGCTCTGCATTGTCTTCTCCTCCAAGTCTGATTTTATTGGATATAATGATGCCAGAAATGAATGGCTATCAAGTTTGTGAGTATCTAAAATCCAACCCTAAAACCCAAGATATCCCGATTATTTTTTTGAGTGCTTCTGATGAAATCTTGGATAAAGTGACAGCGTTTGGAGTGGGAGGGGTCGATTATATTACTAAGCCTTTTGAAGGGATAGAAGTTTTAGCCAGAATTGAAAATCAGCTCCGGTTGCGCTCTCTACAACTGCAACTGCAAACCCAAAATCAACATTTATACGCAGAAATCGAAAAGCGCAAGTCTATCGAAGCCTCTTTAGCTCAATCCCGTTCCCTACTATCAGGAATCTTAAACAGTTCCCTAGATGGTATAGCGGCCTTAGAAGCTATCCGAGATCATCAAGAAAAGATAATTGATTTTCGCTGCTTATTGCTTAACCCTATGGCCTATCAATTATTAGGCCAATCTCAATTATCGAGTAAATCGTTATTGCAAGCCTTGCCGGGTTTAAAACTCGATGGGCTATTCAATGAGTTTATCTCGGTGGTAGAAACCTCACATGCGATCCAAAAAGAAATTTATTATGCTCATGATGACATTGAATGTTGGTTTGAGATTTTGTTAGTCAAACTTGGAGATGGGTTAACGGTAACGTTTCGGGATATTACTAAGCGCAAACAGATTGAGTTAGCCCTGGAGAAAGCGAATTTAGAATTAACCAATCAAGCGAATCTGGATGGTCTGACTCAAATTGCCAATCGTCGCTATTTCGATCAGTATTTGGCCGAGCAATGGCAACAGTTGAAGCTAGAGCAACGGCCTTTGGCGTTAATTTTGGCAGATGTGGATTATTTTAAGCTCTATAACGATAATTATGGCCATCAAGGGGGCGATCGCTGTTTAATTAAAGTAGCTCAAACCCTTTCCCATCATTTACCGACAGCCGAAAGTTTGGCCGCTCGCTATGGGGGGGAAGAATTTGGGATTATTCTTCCCCAAACGTCCTTGGAGCAAGCGGCTCAAGTGGGAGAGAGTCTTCGCCAAGCCATTCATACACTCAGGCTTGATCATGCCCATTCTCAGGTGTGTTCCTGGGTAACGTTAAGTTTAGGAGTCAGTGCGGTGGTTCCTGGGGATATTCAATCTCCGGAGTTACTCATTGCTCAAGCTGATCGTGCTTTATATCAAGCGAAACAAAAAGGACGCGATCGCCTAGAATGTGCCTAG
- a CDS encoding 2OG-Fe(II) oxygenase yields the protein MSSQTSVAAVQTIKVTLLLAGGHQYTLSLPSNSPILVAVMKVLAAQIGNQGSSGSQLFQIPLNDDRQALCFPSHQLIGVLTEPPLYVQQKTQQMATPAPQPPAPISNTITSRFVHLDNFLSDEECDRLLKYVKKRQKDFTSTTTSTGEADYRYSTVLYHFPEFSEMMIERIKGIIPEVLPQLDRPLFEPHDVEAQLTAHNDGHYFRLHNDNGSPDTATRELTYVYYFHNQPKNFSGGELLLYDSTIKNGYYAKADTYQTVEPRHNSIVFFLSRYLHEVLPVRCPSKKFTDSRFTINGWVRRA from the coding sequence ATGAGTAGCCAAACATCAGTAGCCGCAGTTCAAACCATTAAAGTCACCCTGCTCTTAGCTGGAGGTCATCAGTATACCCTGTCTCTGCCCTCCAATTCTCCTATCCTGGTAGCGGTGATGAAAGTCTTGGCTGCCCAGATAGGAAACCAGGGAAGCTCTGGTTCTCAATTATTTCAAATTCCCTTAAATGACGATCGCCAGGCGCTATGTTTTCCCAGTCATCAACTCATTGGAGTCCTTACAGAGCCGCCATTATATGTGCAACAGAAAACACAGCAGATGGCTACTCCTGCACCTCAACCCCCGGCTCCCATATCGAATACCATTACCTCCCGCTTTGTCCATTTAGATAACTTCCTGAGTGACGAAGAGTGCGATCGCTTACTCAAATATGTCAAAAAACGTCAAAAAGATTTCACGAGTACCACTACATCCACTGGAGAAGCAGACTATCGCTATTCCACCGTTCTCTATCACTTCCCCGAATTCTCCGAGATGATGATTGAACGGATAAAAGGGATAATACCAGAAGTTTTACCCCAACTCGATCGCCCCCTGTTTGAACCCCACGATGTGGAAGCCCAATTAACCGCCCATAATGATGGTCATTATTTTAGGCTCCATAATGATAATGGCTCTCCAGATACTGCCACCCGAGAGCTAACCTATGTTTACTATTTCCATAATCAACCCAAAAACTTTAGTGGGGGAGAGCTGCTCCTTTACGACAGTACCATCAAAAATGGGTATTATGCTAAAGCAGATACGTACCAAACGGTTGAACCCCGACATAACAGTATTGTCTTTTTCCTCAGTCGTTATTTACATGAAGTCCTACCGGTGCGTTGTCCCTCGAAAAAGTTTACCGATAGTCGGTTTACGATTAACGGTTGGGTGAGAAGAGCGTAG
- the hflX gene encoding GTPase HflX has protein sequence MDTIYGNIQGLKPSQLKQLQRLYHQRLPGDRLTTSEFAQRVAAISSDINQPVCSYINRRGHVIRVGVGSPHQTQIPPLELPRYGMERLSGIRCIATQLKQTPPNKSSLTAMALQRLDALAVLTLSGGGSYRSGKGATGYVKSAYLAHLIADPQLNWILSPPVSLEELTDSDFLDLVEELENEFRREAVAQAVDTEQDRVLLVGLQVDRASPERFSEGLQELARLVETAGGIVLESMQQKRSQPHPQTVVGKGKVSDIALTAQTLGATLVVFDRDLSPAQVRNLETQIGIRVLDRTEVILDIFAQRAQSRAGKLQVELAQLEYMLPRLTGRGQMMSRLGGGIGTRGPGETKLETERRVISRRLSRLQREVSQLQAHRGRLRHQRQHREIPAIAIVGYTNAGKSTLLNTLTNAEVYTADQLFATLDATTRRLVVPHAVTGAAQTILTTDTVGFIHELPPPLVDAFRATLEEVTEADALLHLVDLSHPAWEQQVESVTTLLSDLEIEPCPSLMVFNKIDRVDGDTLALAQENYPQALFISASARLGLETLRHKLGQLVHYAAHQN, from the coding sequence ATCGATACTATCTACGGCAACATTCAAGGATTAAAGCCGAGTCAACTCAAACAATTGCAACGGTTGTATCATCAACGGCTACCGGGCGATCGCCTAACTACGTCCGAATTTGCCCAGCGCGTTGCTGCCATTAGCTCAGATATTAATCAACCCGTCTGTAGCTACATTAACCGTCGCGGTCACGTCATTCGCGTAGGAGTCGGGAGTCCCCACCAAACCCAGATCCCCCCTCTGGAACTGCCCCGATATGGCATGGAGCGACTGAGCGGTATTCGCTGTATTGCCACCCAACTGAAGCAGACTCCGCCCAATAAGTCATCGCTCACTGCCATGGCTTTACAACGGTTGGATGCTCTAGCGGTGTTAACTCTCAGTGGTGGGGGTTCCTATCGTAGTGGTAAAGGGGCGACGGGCTATGTTAAATCAGCCTATCTCGCCCATTTAATTGCCGATCCGCAACTGAATTGGATTCTTTCTCCTCCTGTGAGTTTGGAGGAATTGACTGATTCAGATTTTCTGGACTTGGTAGAAGAACTGGAAAATGAATTTCGCAGAGAAGCGGTTGCTCAAGCCGTTGATACGGAGCAAGACCGGGTATTATTGGTGGGTCTACAGGTGGATCGAGCTAGTCCCGAACGGTTCTCAGAAGGGTTGCAAGAGTTAGCTCGGTTGGTGGAAACGGCTGGCGGTATCGTCTTGGAAAGCATGCAGCAGAAGCGATCGCAGCCCCATCCGCAAACCGTGGTTGGTAAGGGTAAGGTCTCGGATATTGCCTTAACCGCCCAAACCCTAGGAGCCACCTTAGTCGTATTTGACCGGGATTTATCCCCAGCCCAAGTGCGAAATTTGGAAACCCAAATTGGTATTCGAGTCTTAGACCGTACTGAAGTAATTTTAGATATCTTTGCCCAACGGGCCCAGTCCCGTGCCGGGAAACTCCAGGTGGAGTTAGCGCAACTTGAATATATGTTGCCTCGGTTGACGGGGCGCGGTCAAATGATGTCTCGGTTGGGTGGAGGTATTGGAACCAGAGGCCCAGGGGAAACCAAGTTAGAGACTGAGCGGCGGGTGATTTCACGACGCTTGTCTCGTTTGCAACGGGAAGTGAGCCAACTGCAAGCTCACCGAGGTCGTTTGCGTCATCAGCGGCAACATCGGGAAATTCCGGCGATCGCCATTGTTGGATATACGAACGCAGGTAAATCCACCCTGCTCAACACCCTAACCAATGCTGAAGTTTATACGGCTGACCAGTTGTTCGCTACCCTGGATGCCACCACCCGCCGTTTAGTTGTTCCCCATGCCGTTACTGGAGCAGCGCAAACTATTCTAACGACAGATACCGTGGGATTTATCCACGAACTGCCCCCTCCCCTGGTGGATGCATTCCGGGCGACTTTAGAGGAAGTCACTGAAGCGGATGCCCTGTTGCATTTGGTCGATCTCTCCCATCCTGCGTGGGAACAACAAGTGGAGTCGGTAACTACCCTGTTATCGGATCTGGAGATCGAACCTTGTCCTAGTTTGATGGTGTTTAACAAAATCGATCGCGTCGATGGCGATACCCTGGCTCTAGCTCAAGAAAACTATCCCCAAGCTCTGTTTATCTCCGCTAGTGCGCGTCTGGGTTTAGAAACCCTGCGTCACAAACTCGGTCAACTGGTTCATTATGCTGCCCATCAAAATTAG
- a CDS encoding AMIN domain-containing protein, whose amino-acid sequence MNYRQMQALSRRLWRSPLNIVLDSLGWIGAIALYFLAFPALAAELRQWQYDPLKTQLELIFQGEITPRYFVVENPLRIILELPDTETQVPTDRNFYSGLIQEISLETSESDKTKLILYLSPGVTLAPESVQIESSPTSAGFYRTVIRPLITQDRSTSTLTLPPATFEPPANQPLVSVPPLFPRQSQAPTGNTEEPTPGASAASLVTQPASVETTPDLVGIRRRSLPQAPAPTLDVPPIRSTVIPTIEFGQDLPSSNSGTRIAQNPRSSLPRGTRLKLRYPGQESIYLTPGIPLQEVLMVHEAITDRQGSLLIPVGTRVIGQFETQGQQSRFQATAIILGSDRTFPIQGQSDRLTSVNPYLPVIIQPGQIIEIRL is encoded by the coding sequence ATGAATTACAGACAAATGCAAGCATTAAGTCGGAGACTTTGGAGGTCTCCACTCAACATTGTCCTGGATTCCTTAGGGTGGATTGGAGCAATCGCCTTATATTTCCTGGCTTTTCCCGCTCTAGCTGCCGAACTTAGACAATGGCAATATGACCCCCTGAAGACTCAATTGGAATTAATCTTTCAAGGAGAAATAACACCTCGCTACTTCGTTGTCGAGAATCCCCTGAGAATTATTTTAGAATTACCGGATACAGAAACTCAAGTACCTACGGATCGCAATTTTTACTCTGGATTGATTCAGGAAATTTCCTTAGAGACTTCAGAATCCGATAAGACAAAGTTAATTTTATACTTATCTCCTGGGGTGACATTAGCCCCAGAATCAGTGCAGATCGAATCCTCTCCCACATCTGCTGGATTCTATAGAACCGTGATTCGTCCCTTGATTACTCAAGATCGCTCAACATCAACCCTAACTCTCCCTCCAGCCACATTTGAACCTCCAGCCAATCAGCCCCTCGTCTCGGTTCCTCCCCTATTTCCCCGTCAGTCCCAAGCGCCAACTGGCAATACGGAAGAACCCACCCCTGGAGCATCAGCCGCTTCCCTGGTCACCCAGCCGGCATCCGTAGAAACGACACCAGATTTAGTCGGAATCAGAAGGCGATCTCTCCCTCAAGCTCCTGCCCCCACTTTGGATGTGCCCCCTATCCGCTCTACAGTGATTCCTACCATCGAGTTTGGGCAAGATTTGCCCTCGTCGAATTCAGGAACCAGAATTGCTCAGAATCCTAGATCGTCCCTCCCTCGCGGAACTCGTTTAAAATTGCGCTATCCAGGCCAGGAGAGCATTTACCTCACTCCCGGTATTCCCCTACAAGAAGTGTTAATGGTTCATGAAGCCATCACAGATCGGCAGGGGAGTTTACTGATCCCCGTAGGAACACGGGTAATTGGGCAATTTGAAACCCAAGGCCAACAGAGTCGCTTTCAAGCCACTGCGATTATTCTAGGCTCTGACCGTACCTTCCCCATTCAAGGACAATCGGATCGCCTGACTTCTGTCAATCCTTATCTGCCAGTCATCATTCAACCCGGACAGATCATCGAGATTCGCTTATGA
- a CDS encoding sensor histidine kinase: protein MNFSEGIDPRSTPNIHQRLVKRTQQMAQANLELADEVAKRRQAEEKYRSMFENAMEGIFQSTPEGELISANPALAGIYGYSTVEALKNEGIRVGDLYVDRDRRQEFVEQLTKYGQVWGFESQIRQPDGQVIWISETAREVRNPAGILLYYEGIVQNITDRKQTELALKESETSYRQQSEALQQALEQVQLAQSQLVQQDKMSSLGQLVAGVAHEINNPVSFVCGNLTHAIAYTQDLLELVTLYQNQYPEPGAEIQQAQENLDVEFLVADLPQVLASMEVGANRINQLVRSLRHFSRTDDQTLQPVDLHEGLDSTLMILHNRLKAKGSQPEIVVQKHYGEITQVVGYGGQLNQVFMNLLSNAIDAIEERLEQGGYKTEDPQIQITTSLSSSDRVEIRIADNGTGMTPEVQEKVFKTYFTTKPLGKGTGLGLSLSQQIITERHNGQLRCESQPGEGTAFIIELELT, encoded by the coding sequence ATGAATTTTTCTGAGGGCATTGACCCCCGCTCAACCCCCAATATCCATCAAAGACTGGTGAAACGAACCCAACAAATGGCCCAAGCTAACTTAGAGTTAGCGGATGAGGTTGCCAAACGGAGGCAGGCAGAAGAAAAATATCGCTCCATGTTTGAGAATGCCATGGAGGGAATATTTCAAAGCACTCCAGAGGGTGAGTTAATCAGTGCGAACCCAGCTCTGGCTGGGATTTATGGTTATTCTACTGTAGAAGCTCTGAAGAATGAGGGAATTCGAGTAGGAGATCTGTATGTAGATAGAGACCGTCGCCAGGAGTTTGTAGAGCAATTAACGAAATACGGACAGGTGTGGGGTTTTGAATCCCAAATTCGCCAACCGGATGGCCAAGTGATTTGGATTTCGGAAACGGCTAGGGAAGTGCGGAATCCGGCAGGAATTCTTCTATATTATGAAGGGATAGTTCAGAATATCACCGATCGCAAACAAACAGAATTGGCGCTTAAAGAGTCAGAGACTTCTTATCGTCAACAGTCCGAAGCGCTGCAACAGGCTTTAGAGCAAGTACAACTGGCCCAAAGTCAATTGGTACAACAGGATAAGATGTCTTCCTTGGGGCAGTTGGTTGCGGGAGTAGCCCATGAAATTAATAATCCAGTCAGTTTTGTCTGTGGGAATTTGACCCACGCGATCGCCTATACTCAAGACTTGTTAGAGTTAGTAACACTCTACCAAAACCAATATCCAGAACCTGGGGCCGAAATTCAACAGGCCCAAGAGAATCTAGATGTAGAGTTTTTGGTGGCAGATTTACCCCAAGTTCTTGCTTCTATGGAAGTGGGAGCCAACCGCATTAATCAACTGGTTCGGAGTTTGCGTCATTTTTCCCGTACAGACGATCAAACTCTGCAACCGGTTGATTTGCATGAAGGTTTGGATAGCACCTTGATGATTTTACATAATCGCTTGAAAGCGAAAGGCAGTCAACCGGAGATTGTAGTACAGAAACACTATGGTGAAATTACGCAGGTTGTCGGATATGGGGGACAACTCAATCAAGTTTTCATGAACTTGTTAAGTAATGCGATCGATGCGATCGAAGAAAGACTCGAACAAGGGGGGTATAAGACGGAAGATCCCCAGATTCAGATTACGACTTCCTTATCTTCTAGCGATCGTGTAGAGATTCGCATTGCGGATAATGGTACAGGTATGACTCCAGAGGTTCAAGAGAAAGTTTTTAAAACTTACTTTACCACCAAGCCCCTGGGTAAAGGAACAGGATTGGGACTATCTCTGAGCCAACAAATTATTACTGAACGCCATAATGGACAGTTGCGATGTGAATCTCAACCAGGTGAAGGAACAGCATTCATTATTGAGTTAGAGCTTACCTAA
- a CDS encoding sulfite oxidase-like oxidoreductase yields the protein MAIGKFFSKPDPSLQDRTPPGQHLSKGFPVLTYGETPEVTADAWQLKVWGLAKEVSFTFSDLMAMPQHDFTKDFHCVTHWSKLDVQWRGVRVMDFMKQVDLNPTATYLMQHAYGGYTTNLTLEDFLKEDNFFAHTLFGEPLSADHGGPVRLVIPHLYAWKSTKWIHGLEFLDREELGFWESNGYHRRGEPWAQERYSDSNR from the coding sequence ATGGCAATTGGTAAATTTTTCAGCAAACCCGATCCGTCCTTGCAAGATCGCACTCCACCTGGGCAACATCTCAGTAAGGGGTTTCCCGTCCTCACGTATGGGGAAACGCCCGAAGTTACGGCCGATGCCTGGCAATTGAAGGTATGGGGATTAGCCAAAGAAGTGAGCTTCACCTTCTCCGACTTGATGGCGATGCCCCAACATGACTTCACCAAAGATTTTCATTGTGTTACCCACTGGTCAAAGCTAGATGTGCAATGGCGTGGGGTTCGGGTCATGGATTTCATGAAACAGGTAGACCTTAACCCTACAGCGACCTATCTGATGCAACATGCCTATGGAGGATATACCACTAATCTGACTCTGGAGGATTTCTTAAAAGAAGATAACTTCTTTGCACATACTCTCTTTGGTGAACCTCTATCCGCAGACCATGGGGGCCCCGTTCGCCTCGTCATCCCCCATCTATATGCTTGGAAAAGCACCAAGTGGATTCATGGTTTAGAATTTCTCGATCGCGAAGAGTTAGGCTTTTGGGAGAGTAATGGCTATCATCGTCGCGGAGAACCCTGGGCACAAGAGCGATATAGTGATAGCAATCGATAA
- the rpmF gene encoding 50S ribosomal protein L32, which produces MAVPKKKTSKTKRNQRRAVWKRKAALEAQKAMSLGKSILTGRSNFVYPSDEDEEEE; this is translated from the coding sequence ATGGCTGTTCCAAAGAAGAAAACCTCTAAAACAAAACGCAATCAGCGTCGCGCTGTCTGGAAACGCAAGGCAGCACTAGAAGCCCAGAAAGCTATGTCTCTGGGTAAGTCCATCCTTACGGGACGATCCAATTTTGTCTATCCTTCTGATGAGGATGAAGAAGAAGAGTAA
- a CDS encoding caspase family protein, with protein MGKTRAIAIGINQYQYFQPLSYAQQDAQAFCDFWTYQAGLSLDQCLLLSEVSQPIQGESTYPDRPTIEGWMEKISSGNHPQFQLDPEDRLWLFFSGYGSSVDGQDYLMPIDSDPNQVSTTGISMAWLFNSLANLPTQNLLVVLDMNRPSSLQIGGLLGNQTANLARELEIATLLSCQPGQFSQETLELRQGLFTAALLEGLRSGQCSTLASLDHYLHRRLMELSDQHNRPNQQALMVVNPPGRVHRVILPIEETETEEAFSQSSSTAEPLSVPSGSGVIPQPSPVAQKTSTDIHKPMEPDKKPQSQDPKSNEEDAQFWRLLILAWGGIALILIGGVFLRNRNALTTVETPPSPAVTDPVAGSPAPTPAASPSEVVVIPAPADSPVAATPAPSPAVPQAPATVATPAPAPQPQPASAPTLTQVTSILGSQQASLYVKAIEEARKISADNPNYAEAQGKIELWSQAIMDIAMGRAAQGQFEGAIAAAQLVPPEVSAYSAAQSSITTWQQQAAQAKANQVVIQQASSKIKANQASSYNQAIAQVKTIGADQPRYNQAQTLANQWSSEILKIAYRRLASDGPAQAIAAAKLVPENTGAYAEAQRAIAVWQTRL; from the coding sequence ATGGGAAAAACTAGGGCGATCGCCATCGGCATTAATCAGTATCAGTATTTCCAGCCGTTAAGCTATGCCCAACAAGATGCCCAAGCATTTTGTGATTTTTGGACGTATCAAGCTGGGTTATCTCTGGATCAATGCTTACTCCTGAGTGAGGTTTCTCAACCCATTCAGGGTGAATCAACTTACCCGGATCGCCCCACAATAGAAGGATGGATGGAGAAAATTTCTAGTGGCAATCATCCACAATTCCAGCTCGATCCAGAAGATCGCCTCTGGCTGTTCTTTAGTGGTTACGGTTCCAGTGTCGATGGCCAAGACTATCTGATGCCCATTGACAGCGATCCCAATCAAGTCAGCACCACAGGAATCTCTATGGCTTGGTTATTCAACTCTCTCGCCAACTTACCGACTCAAAATCTGTTGGTGGTGTTAGATATGAATCGGCCATCGAGTTTGCAAATTGGGGGACTTTTAGGGAATCAGACCGCTAATTTAGCGCGAGAACTAGAAATTGCCACTCTTCTTTCGTGTCAACCCGGTCAATTTTCCCAAGAGACCTTAGAATTACGACAAGGGTTATTTACGGCTGCTTTGCTGGAAGGATTGCGATCAGGTCAATGCAGTACATTAGCGAGTTTAGATCATTATCTGCACCGTCGGCTAATGGAATTGAGCGATCAACACAATCGACCCAACCAACAAGCCTTGATGGTGGTGAATCCTCCCGGCCGAGTTCATCGGGTGATTTTACCGATTGAGGAGACCGAAACAGAGGAAGCCTTTTCTCAAAGTTCCAGTACCGCTGAACCACTAAGTGTTCCGTCCGGTTCTGGGGTTATTCCTCAGCCAAGCCCTGTTGCCCAGAAAACCTCAACAGATATTCATAAGCCTATGGAACCTGACAAAAAACCCCAATCTCAAGACCCCAAATCCAATGAAGAAGATGCACAATTTTGGCGATTACTGATTCTGGCTTGGGGGGGTATTGCCCTAATTTTGATTGGAGGAGTCTTTTTACGCAATCGTAATGCGTTAACTACGGTCGAAACACCACCTAGTCCAGCAGTGACTGATCCAGTTGCGGGTTCTCCGGCTCCAACTCCTGCCGCAAGTCCTTCGGAAGTGGTGGTGATTCCTGCCCCGGCTGATTCTCCAGTCGCGGCGACTCCAGCTCCTTCTCCAGCGGTTCCTCAAGCTCCAGCGACTGTAGCTACACCGGCTCCCGCTCCCCAACCTCAGCCAGCGAGTGCCCCAACCTTGACCCAGGTGACGAGTATTTTAGGCTCTCAGCAAGCATCGCTGTATGTAAAGGCGATTGAAGAAGCGCGGAAAATTTCGGCAGATAATCCCAATTATGCTGAGGCTCAAGGAAAAATTGAGCTATGGAGTCAAGCCATTATGGATATTGCCATGGGTCGGGCAGCTCAAGGGCAGTTTGAGGGGGCGATCGCCGCTGCTCAACTGGTGCCACCCGAAGTCTCGGCTTATTCAGCAGCCCAAAGTTCAATCACCACTTGGCAACAGCAGGCAGCTCAAGCCAAGGCGAATCAGGTGGTGATTCAACAAGCCAGTAGTAAGATTAAGGCCAATCAAGCGTCTTCTTATAATCAGGCAATCGCCCAGGTGAAGACCATTGGGGCGGATCAACCCCGATATAACCAAGCTCAAACACTGGCCAACCAATGGAGTAGTGAAATCCTCAAAATTGCCTACCGTCGGTTAGCCAGTGATGGTCCGGCACAGGCGATCGCGGCAGCTAAATTGGTTCCCGAAAACACAGGAGCTTATGCAGAGGCCCAACGGGCGATCGCCGTTTGGCAAACTCGCTTATAA